The DNA sequence TGCTGCCTTGATACTTCTTGGCAAGGGCGCGGACTTCGGAAAGGTAAGCATCGACATCTTCAAGGCGCATCGAACTGTCCTTGTCCGGAAGCGGATCTTCCATCGGTAAAGGGGCGTGTTCCGTGAATGTGAGGGACTCGAGGCCGGCTTCGATGGCAACCTTCACATAATTTTCCATTGCATCGGATGAACCGTGCAGGCAATAGGGGGTATGGACGTGTCTGTCGCTGTGCATCTTCCATCTTCCTTCCTTCGTAAAGTGTCATCATTTTAGGATACAATGTGGCGGCTTTCTATGGTATGATAACACCAACGTCTAATGGTATTCTAACGATATTCTAAGGATAACAGATGGACTATCAAAAAGAAATGGGAGTGAGACAGTTTGGACGAAATGATGACGAATGAATCGTTGCTAGCGAAGAAACAAAGAGAGATGGGGTTTCTCCATCATTTCCACCACTTAGGGTACGATCTGATAGACCTGGGAGTCGTAGAGAAATTTGAGTGGACACAACTGTCTCATGATGACTTGCATCTGATGCTGAACCGGCATAAATGGCAAAGCGGCGATAAACTTTTCGCACTGCGCAGTGACTGGACGAATGCCATCGTGAGATACCGCAAGCAGTACCATTTACACGCCGATAAAATAGCCTATTCCGGCCCGGTCTATTCGCTGCTGAAAGAGCGTCACCAATTGGGTGTGGAAACATTTACCGACTCGATTCCGAAACAGATCGAGGTTTTAGGGGATATGATCACATTCATGGAGAAGGAATTGGACCTTTCCTTATCGGTTGCGGTAGTCAGCCATAACAAATTACTGAAAAAAATTCTGAGCCCGCGGGAGTTGGAAGATCCTTCAGTCCGCAAGTTCATTTGTGAAAGAAACCAGGATGCCTTGAAGCATCGTTTGGGTGCGAACCATCCGCTGATCGGTTTGATGGACAAAGCACCTACGGAACAGGCCGGCTATCTGAAGGAAAACTATCCTGAACTGACCGGACATTTGAATGAACTGGCGGAATGGGAAGCGACGCTGAAAAGCAAGAACGTGGATTACGTCTACGCGGATATGCTGGCATTGCCGAACCAATCTTATTACAAAGGGATTTTTATACAACTTTACGGCGAAAACCAAACGGAACCCGTAGCATCGGGCGGTCAATATACAAGCTCTTCCAAAGCATTCGGAATGGCCATCAACAATTAACGGAGGGAAAAAATGATTACTATCGCGCTATCAAAAGGCAGACAGCTTAAGGATTTTATCCAATACTTGGATGAAATCAACCTGACGGAATGGTCGACAGCATTGAAGTCCGTTTCTCGGGAATTGGTCATTCAGACAAAGGACACCCGCTTCATTTTGGTTAAAGGGGAAGATGTGCCCGTATATGTGGAGGAAGGGATCGCGGATCTGGGCATCACCGGCAGCGATATTCTGATCGAGCAGAACTGCAATATCAACAATCTGATGGATCTGCCTTTCGGCTATTGCCATTTCGCCATCGCCAGCAAAGAGAAGAAGGACGTTTATCCAGTGGTTGCGACGAAGTACGTGAACTTCACCAGACAATATTTTGATTCCATCAAGCAACCCGTGAAGATCATCAAGCTGAATGGGTCCGTTGAATTGGCCGCTACCATCGATATGGCGGATGCCATCATGGATATCGTCCAATCCGGCAAAACGCTGCATGATAATGGTTTGAGTGAGCAAGTCCGGCTTGATGAAATCAATGCCCGCCTGATTTCGAATAAGCATGCTTATTTCTCCAAATATGATGAAATCCAGACTATAATCAATCAATTGAAGGTGACGAATAATGTACACAACTAAAACGTTCAAGGAAGCTTACAAAACCAAAAATACGATCGACTTTTCGAAGACGCAAGCCGTTATGGAAATCATCCAGACGGTCCAGGAAAAAGGCGATGCGGCTCTGTTCGAATACGCAAAACGTTTCGATGGGGCGGACATCACGGAATTG is a window from the Trichococcus shcherbakoviae genome containing:
- a CDS encoding ATP phosphoribosyltransferase regulatory subunit; amino-acid sequence: MMTNESLLAKKQREMGFLHHFHHLGYDLIDLGVVEKFEWTQLSHDDLHLMLNRHKWQSGDKLFALRSDWTNAIVRYRKQYHLHADKIAYSGPVYSLLKERHQLGVETFTDSIPKQIEVLGDMITFMEKELDLSLSVAVVSHNKLLKKILSPRELEDPSVRKFICERNQDALKHRLGANHPLIGLMDKAPTEQAGYLKENYPELTGHLNELAEWEATLKSKNVDYVYADMLALPNQSYYKGIFIQLYGENQTEPVASGGQYTSSSKAFGMAINN
- the hisG gene encoding ATP phosphoribosyltransferase, encoding MITIALSKGRQLKDFIQYLDEINLTEWSTALKSVSRELVIQTKDTRFILVKGEDVPVYVEEGIADLGITGSDILIEQNCNINNLMDLPFGYCHFAIASKEKKDVYPVVATKYVNFTRQYFDSIKQPVKIIKLNGSVELAATIDMADAIMDIVQSGKTLHDNGLSEQVRLDEINARLISNKHAYFSKYDEIQTIINQLKVTNNVHN